TGGAAGTATTGCAAGAGACGCAAATGATTGAAAGGGAGTTGGGCCGTACCCAAAAGTCCGTCGATGGAATATATAGCGACCGCCTGATTGATATCGACCTGTTGCTTTATGAAGATTTGGTGCTTTCTGTGACCTCTGCTTCCGGAGCAGAGCTGACCCTCCCCCATCCGTTGATGGCAGAACGTGACTTCGTTATGAAACCACTGGCGGAGATTGCTCCGGACATCCTGCACCCTGTGTTGGGAAAGACAATGAAAGGTATTCTGGGCGCACTCTGACCCTTGTTCGGTGGGCATATATACTCACCGTGCTGGGCATATATGACAGCACGGTGGATATATATATCCAGTATGGTGAGTATATATACACACCAAACAGGCTATTTATTTCTTTTTCTCCGCAATAA
The Bacteroides caecimuris DNA segment above includes these coding regions:
- the folK gene encoding 2-amino-4-hydroxy-6-hydroxymethyldihydropteridine diphosphokinase; protein product: MAKVYLGLGTNLGDKEQNLRDAVQKIEEQIGKVISLSAFYVTAPWGFASENSFLNAAACVETDLSPLEVLQETQMIERELGRTQKSVDGIYSDRLIDIDLLLYEDLVLSVTSASGAELTLPHPLMAERDFVMKPLAEIAPDILHPVLGKTMKGILGAL